One Candidatus Methylomirabilota bacterium genomic window, TCGTCGATGGCACGCGCCGGCTATCCGCCGAGGATGGCCCGGTGGTTCTCATCGTTTCGGCCGATAGGAGTGCTACCTTGGCATTGACAAAGGTCGGAGAGATCGTTCAGAAGCTGAGGGAGGCGAAGGGATTGACCCAGCACCAGCTGGCAGAGCGCGCCCTGGTGTCTGACAGCTTCATCAGCATCCTGGAGGGCGGGAAGCTGGAGAGTACCCCGCCGCCCATGATTCTCGAGCGGCTGGCGAAGGCGCTCGACGTGAAGCTCGAGGCGCTGAGCGGACCCCCCTGAAGGGAGGGGTATGGCCACGCTGCAACCGGGAACGGAAACCATCCTGGTCGTGGACGATGATCCAGAGATGCTGGGCTTCGTGGCCGATGCCCTGCGGATGCAGGGCTATACCGTTCTGGCGACCATAGATCCGCGCGAAGCGCTTCGCTGGGCCCGCACGCACCCGGGACCCATTCACCTGCTCCTGTCGGATGTGGTGATGCCGCTGATGCACGGAGGAGAGCTGGCCCAGGAGGTCCGCGCCATTCTTCCCGGCATCAAGGTCATGTTCATGTCGGGAGCCAGCCCCGCCGAGGTGGCGGACCACGGCATCGGCCTCGCCTTCGGCCAGCCATACCTGGCCAAACCGTTCACCGTCGCCGCGCTCACAAACAAAGTGCGCGCGGCGCTGGACTACCGGTCGCCGTTTTCGAAGCCGCCGCCCACGTGAGCCAGGCAACCTATGGACGGAACCCCACCGGCCGACTCTCTG contains:
- a CDS encoding helix-turn-helix transcriptional regulator; its protein translation is MALTKVGEIVQKLREAKGLTQHQLAERALVSDSFISILEGGKLESTPPPMILERLAKALDVKLEALSGPP
- a CDS encoding response regulator, with product MATLQPGTETILVVDDDPEMLGFVADALRMQGYTVLATIDPREALRWARTHPGPIHLLLSDVVMPLMHGGELAQEVRAILPGIKVMFMSGASPAEVADHGIGLAFGQPYLAKPFTVAALTNKVRAALDYRSPFSKPPPT